A genome region from Triticum aestivum cultivar Chinese Spring chromosome 2B, IWGSC CS RefSeq v2.1, whole genome shotgun sequence includes the following:
- the LOC123047548 gene encoding protein NRT1/ PTR FAMILY 5.10: MMGMVDAEAPFLREDTEDEPPLAGVSDFRGRFVYGSTSGGWRSALFVVVMEVASAFSYYGVSANLITYLTGPLGHSNAAAAAAVNVWSGTATLMPLLGAFVADSWLGRYRSIILACILYVMGYAMITLSSVLSTHHPSLPDDTSSHPLSLQVAFFYASLYIIAIAQGADNPCALAFAADQFDPDRPRECAARSSLFNWWYFSLAIGITISVGVVSYIQENLGWGIGFGMLCALMLCAFVVFLLGTPTYRLYDATHGTDSPFVLLARSLAVLVQHDNATSSSMLGTKIECQLEAKDIATKKEDARAVLRLLSIWVACLAYGVAFAQVMTLFNKQGRTLDRRIFGGLELPPAALQTLGPASILLFVPIYDRVLVPALQRTTGTLSGLTLLQRVGTGMALTLASMSAAALVEARRLETAREHGIVDDPEATVPMCWAWLVPQYVLIGVAGVFAEVGMQEFFYDQMPSELRSLGMALYYSVIGMGNFISGTLVSLIDRITSSGSGYSWFADNLNRAHLDYFYWLLAGFSAAQLALYLRCASTYVYSHKRLR; encoded by the exons ATGATGGGAATGGTGGACGCCGAGGCTCCCTTCCTTAGGGAGGACACGGAAGATGAGCCACCGCTCGCCGGCGTCTCCGACTTCCGCGGCCGCTTCGTCTACGGCAGCACCTCGGGCGGGTGGCGCTCCGCCCTCTTTGTCGTCG TGATGGAGGTCGCCAGCGCTTTCTCCTACTACGGCGTGTCGGCGAACTTGATCACGTACCTGACGGGGCCGCTGGGCCACTCCaacgccgctgccgctgccgccgtgaATGTCTGGTCGGGAACGGCCACGCTGATGCCGCTGCTGGGCGCCTTCGTCGCCGACTCGTGGCTGGGGCGCTACCGGTCCATCATCCTCGCCTGCATCCTCTACGTCATG GGATATGCCATGATCACTCTATCATCGGTGCTCTCGACACATCATCCATCATTACCCGACGACACCTCTTCCCATCCCTTGTCGCTGCAGGTGGCCTTCTTCTATGCCTCCCTCTATATAATTGCCATTGCGCAGGGTGCAGACAATCCATGTGCACTGGCCtttgctgctgaccagttcgatcCCGACCGCCCTAGGGAGTGCGCCGCCCGCAGCTCCTTGTTCAACTGGTGGTACTTCTCCTTGGCTATAGGTATCACCATTTCTGTTGGTGTAGTCAGCTACATCCAGGAGAACCTTGGATGGGGAATTGGATTTGGCATGCTCTGTGCCCTCATGCTATGTGCCTTCGTTGTCTTCCTCCTCGGAACCCCTACATATCGCCTCTATGATGCCACTCACGGCACGGATAGCCCCTTCGTGCTCCTTGCTCGTAGCCTCGCTGTGCTAGTCCAACATGACAATGCCACTTCAAGCTCAATGCTTGGTACAAAAATAGAATGCCAGCTAGAAGCCAAAGACATTGCAACCAAGAAGGAGGACGCACGTGCTGTGTTGCGGTTGTTGTCGATTTGGGTGGCGTGCCTGGCTTATGGTGTGGCATTTGCACAAGTCATGACGCTCTTTAACAAGCAGGGCCGCACCCTGGACCGCCGCATCTTTGGAGGCCTGGAGCTACCGCCGGCGGCGCTGCAAACATTGGGGCCTGCATCAATCCTATTGTTTGTCCCCATATATGACCGTGTGCTGGTGCCGGCGCTGCAGCGCACCACGGGCACCCTGTCGGGGCTGACGCTGCTGCAACGTGTGGGCACGGGCATGGCGCTGACCCTGGCTTCGATGTCGGCGGCGGCATTGGTGGAAGCACGTCGCCTTGAGACGGCACGGGAGCACGGCATAGTGGACGACCCGGAGGCGACGGTGCCGATGTGCTGGGCGTGGCTGGTGCCACAATATGTTTTGATTGGGGTCGCAGGTGTGTTTGCGGAAGTCGGGATGCAGGAATTCTTCTACGACCAAATGCCAAGTGAGCTACGCAGCCTGGGCATGGCACTCTACTATAGCGTGATCGGCATGGGCAACTTCATCAGCGGCACTCTTGTCTCCCTAATCGACCGCATCACCAGCAGCGGTAGTGGCTACAGCTGGTTCGCGGACAACCTTAACCGTGCTCACCTCGACTACTTCTACTGGTTGCTCGCCGGCTTCAGCGCCGCCCAGCTCGCGCTCTACCTCCGTTGCGCAAGTACCTATGTCTACAGCCACAAGAGGCTCCGGTGA